In the Bacteroidota bacterium genome, one interval contains:
- a CDS encoding 4Fe-4S dicluster domain-containing protein — translation MGKINPEFTKEIKKYGGFDLNACYNCGNCTAVCSLSTEDDSFPREMVRFSVLGLEDEMKASLKPWSCYYCGECSEACPREANPGELMMSLRRWLSSKYDWTGLAGILYKSLPVSIIAFVILAIAVVVFGAYENFDPEKVMHFGHTFEIISIAAVFSIILMPNIIRMWWFTILKPKTKVPIIAYIKGIWELVVHMFTQKRALGCDDNQFRWFEHFILVLGYLALLFTTVVLDWFGTENMFIIILGYVESAVIFIVTIDFMSSRIKQKKEISKFSQPADWFFVIWLFLMGFTAFIVRILIDTDLIENSIWVYFIHLTVLVQWALIIVPFGKWTHFLYRSFAMYFQNLKELSSNTKK, via the coding sequence ATGGGTAAAATAAATCCAGAATTTACAAAAGAAATAAAGAAATACGGTGGCTTTGACCTTAATGCATGTTATAATTGTGGTAACTGCACTGCCGTTTGTTCACTATCTACCGAGGATGATTCTTTCCCAAGGGAAATGGTACGATTTAGTGTATTGGGCTTGGAAGATGAAATGAAAGCATCCCTAAAACCATGGTCTTGTTATTATTGTGGCGAATGCAGTGAAGCATGCCCGCGAGAAGCAAATCCCGGAGAACTTATGATGTCTCTTAGAAGATGGCTTTCCTCAAAATATGATTGGACAGGCTTAGCAGGTATTTTATACAAATCACTTCCTGTATCAATCATTGCTTTCGTCATTCTTGCAATTGCTGTTGTTGTATTTGGAGCTTATGAAAACTTTGACCCTGAAAAAGTTATGCACTTCGGTCATACTTTTGAAATAATTTCAATTGCTGCAGTATTTTCTATTATTCTTATGCCAAATATTATTCGTATGTGGTGGTTTACAATTCTAAAGCCCAAAACAAAAGTACCTATAATAGCTTATATCAAAGGAATATGGGAATTAGTAGTTCACATGTTTACACAAAAAAGAGCATTAGGATGTGATGACAACCAATTCCGTTGGTTCGAACATTTTATTCTTGTTCTTGGATATTTAGCTTTACTGTTTACAACAGTTGTACTGGATTGGTTTGGAACAGAAAATATGTTTATCATTATTTTAGGTTATGTTGAAAGTGCAGTAATATTTATTGTTACAATTGATTTTATGTCAAGTCGTATTAAACAAAAAAAGGAAATAAGTAAATTCTCACAACCAGCTGACTGGTTTTTTGTTATCTGGTTATTTTTAATGGGATTTACAGCTTTTATTGTTAGAATTTTAATTGATACAGATTTAATTGAAAACTCTATATGGGTGTATTTTATTCACTTAACTGTTCTTGTACAATGGGCATTAATAATTGTACCATTTGGTAAATGGACTCATTTCTTATATCGTTCATTTGCAATGTATTTTCAAAATTTAAAAGAACTCTCAAGTAACACAAAGAAATAA
- a CDS encoding ArsR family transcriptional regulator, whose translation MVTKTIEIIKKKRTVSDELKAKQKEYRQLKKPIITALKEGPKTIPQIVEETKLSLETVTYHLMTLRKFGKIEAGEVDDMDEYYFYKLKK comes from the coding sequence ATGGTTACAAAAACAATTGAAATAATTAAGAAAAAGAGAACAGTTTCTGATGAACTGAAAGCAAAGCAGAAAGAATATAGACAACTTAAAAAGCCTATAATTACTGCTCTTAAAGAAGGACCAAAAACAATCCCTCAGATAGTTGAAGAAACAAAATTATCTCTTGAAACTGTAACATATCATTTAATGACACTCAGAAAATTCGGAAAAATTGAAGCAGGAGAAGTAGATGATATGGATGAATACTATTTTTATAAATTGAAAAAATAA
- a CDS encoding CoB--CoM heterodisulfide reductase iron-sulfur subunit A family protein, whose protein sequence is MKKKKIGVYICHCGGNISDYVDVEKVKNSVKDEEIVFLATTTMFACADSAQKEIENDIRDNNLDGLVVASCSPKLHLITFRAVADRAGLNPYNYVHANIREQCSWAHSDDKTGATEKAIQLVKGAIKRVYESEALEQITIPAEKVMAVIGAGIGGMRTALDLSSNDIEVYLIEREFFVGGRVAQLGELYNTEETGKELVTRLYNEVKKRKNITLFTGAEAIEKSGSIGNFEIKVRINPRYIKETCSTESLEKAIEVCPVEVLDEFNYGLNKRKAIYKNYDSEYPQLPTIDMDNCTKCGECEKVCSEIDFSMKEEILPLKVGGIILNTGFNSYEPKKGEFGYDEIENVITLPQFSRLIELQKDNKNFVYNKKKIKNIAYIYCVGSRQANIPDGNKYCSRYCCTSNIHKAILAKKYFPEINNFHFTRGIRTYGKQEVFYDESSKQGDIYLQSYIDHLPEVKQNGNRITVKIIDYLTSNKEMEVDTDLVVLVTGMVPRENKDLVNVFKVPLGRDGFFNEIHMKLRPVETVIDGVYIAGASQAPKNIMETMSSSSSAAAAASAVLSKGELSLEPTLAVVDPDACNWCDKCTEACPFNAFTKVEHQGKQVALVIEANCKGCGMCLPVCPTNAIDLIGYTDNEVESLIDGLMQQDK, encoded by the coding sequence ATGAAAAAGAAAAAAATAGGAGTTTATATATGTCATTGTGGTGGTAACATTTCCGACTATGTTGATGTTGAAAAAGTTAAAAATTCAGTTAAAGATGAGGAAATAGTATTTCTTGCAACAACAACAATGTTTGCTTGTGCCGATTCGGCACAAAAGGAAATTGAAAATGATATAAGAGATAATAATCTTGACGGATTAGTAGTTGCTTCTTGTTCTCCAAAATTACACTTAATAACATTTAGAGCTGTTGCAGATAGAGCAGGATTAAATCCTTACAATTATGTTCATGCAAATATTAGGGAGCAATGCTCATGGGCACATTCTGACGACAAAACCGGGGCTACCGAAAAAGCTATTCAATTAGTAAAAGGTGCCATTAAAAGAGTTTACGAATCAGAAGCTCTTGAACAAATTACAATACCTGCCGAAAAAGTAATGGCAGTTATTGGTGCAGGAATTGGTGGAATGAGAACAGCTTTAGATCTCTCAAGTAATGATATTGAAGTATATCTTATTGAAAGAGAATTTTTTGTTGGAGGCAGAGTAGCTCAATTAGGTGAACTCTATAATACAGAAGAAACAGGTAAAGAACTTGTTACACGCCTTTATAATGAAGTAAAAAAACGCAAGAACATAACACTTTTTACTGGAGCAGAAGCAATTGAAAAATCAGGAAGTATCGGCAATTTTGAAATAAAAGTTAGAATTAATCCTCGATACATAAAAGAAACTTGTAGCACCGAATCATTAGAAAAAGCCATAGAAGTTTGTCCTGTTGAAGTATTAGACGAATTTAATTATGGGCTTAACAAAAGAAAAGCTATTTATAAAAACTATGATAGTGAATATCCTCAATTACCTACAATTGACATGGATAATTGTACAAAATGTGGTGAATGTGAAAAAGTTTGTTCGGAAATTGATTTCTCAATGAAAGAAGAAATCTTACCATTAAAAGTTGGTGGTATTATTTTAAATACAGGATTTAATTCTTATGAACCTAAAAAAGGTGAATTTGGCTATGATGAAATAGAAAATGTTATTACTTTACCTCAATTTTCACGTTTAATAGAATTACAAAAGGATAATAAAAACTTTGTTTACAATAAGAAAAAAATAAAAAATATCGCTTACATATATTGTGTTGGAAGTCGCCAAGCCAATATCCCTGATGGAAACAAGTATTGTTCAAGGTATTGTTGTACTTCAAATATTCATAAAGCTATTTTAGCAAAAAAATATTTCCCTGAAATCAATAATTTTCATTTTACCAGAGGTATAAGAACTTATGGTAAACAGGAAGTTTTTTATGACGAATCATCAAAACAAGGAGATATTTATTTACAATCATACATTGATCATTTACCTGAGGTAAAGCAAAACGGTAATAGGATAACAGTCAAAATCATTGATTATCTTACTTCAAATAAAGAAATGGAAGTTGATACAGATTTAGTTGTTCTTGTTACAGGAATGGTTCCAAGAGAAAATAAAGATTTAGTTAATGTTTTTAAAGTTCCTTTAGGACGTGATGGATTTTTTAATGAAATACACATGAAATTGCGACCTGTTGAAACTGTCATAGATGGAGTTTACATTGCAGGTGCATCTCAAGCACCAAAAAATATAATGGAAACAATGTCATCATCATCATCGGCAGCAGCGGCAGCAAGTGCAGTACTCTCTAAAGGCGAACTTTCTTTAGAGCCTACATTAGCAGTTGTTGACCCTGATGCTTGTAATTGGTGCGACAAATGTACAGAAGCATGTCCTTTTAATGCATTTACCAAAGTTGAACATCAAGGAAAACAAGTTGCACTAGTTATTGAAGCTAATTGTAAAGGTTGTGGAATGTGTTTACCTGTTTGTCCAACAAATGCAATAGATTTAATAGGATATACAGATAATGAAGTTGAGTCTTTAATAGATGGACTTATGCAACAAGATAAATAA
- a CDS encoding CoB--CoM heterodisulfide reductase iron-sulfur subunit A family protein — MLEQEKNYDVLVIGGGIAGIESALKLGDMGYKILLVEKDATVGGHMILLSKVFPTLDCSACITTPKVSEIARHPNVTIITISEVQEIEKLGEKRFSAKILEHPRYVKENLCTGCQECERVCPSYTDDQYQLSQVARKAVYIPFDIASPRIALIDIENCILCGACEKVCAPEAIDFTQEEIITEIEVKSVVVATGFQLFDPTIIERYGYGKYKNVVTSMQMERQLAPTRPFNTVMRPQDAKVPDNIAYVLCTGSRDNRVGTPICSQICCMYSTKQSQLLMGALPMADVSIYYLHIRAFGKGFCEFYQQTVGMGVEFIKGKVGKITEKPNGNLILRYEDIETGKVKETEHDMVVLSVGVLANPEITKVFTKQKLEIDPYSYIHQSDELANPAKTSIDGVFVSGTASGPMDIPDSIMSAATAASGTSNYIKH, encoded by the coding sequence ATGTTGGAACAAGAAAAAAATTATGATGTTCTGGTTATTGGTGGTGGAATTGCCGGTATTGAATCAGCCCTCAAATTAGGAGACATGGGATACAAAATACTTTTGGTAGAAAAAGATGCAACAGTCGGAGGACATATGATACTGTTAAGTAAAGTATTTCCTACCTTAGATTGCTCTGCATGTATTACTACTCCAAAAGTTTCTGAGATTGCACGACATCCAAATGTAACAATAATTACAATATCTGAAGTACAGGAAATTGAGAAATTAGGTGAAAAGCGATTTTCAGCAAAAATTCTTGAACATCCTCGCTATGTAAAAGAAAACTTATGTACAGGTTGTCAGGAATGTGAGCGTGTATGCCCTTCTTATACTGATGATCAATATCAATTAAGTCAAGTAGCTCGAAAAGCAGTTTATATCCCTTTTGATATAGCAAGTCCTAGAATTGCTTTGATTGATATAGAAAATTGTATTCTCTGCGGTGCATGTGAAAAAGTTTGTGCACCTGAAGCTATTGACTTTACTCAAGAAGAAATAATTACAGAAATTGAAGTAAAATCAGTTGTTGTTGCAACAGGATTCCAATTATTTGATCCAACTATTATCGAAAGGTATGGATATGGAAAATATAAAAATGTTGTTACATCAATGCAAATGGAACGTCAATTAGCACCTACCCGTCCTTTTAATACAGTAATGCGTCCTCAAGATGCAAAAGTACCTGACAATATTGCCTACGTACTTTGCACTGGTTCAAGAGATAATAGAGTAGGAACTCCAATTTGTTCGCAAATTTGTTGTATGTATTCCACAAAACAATCTCAATTGTTGATGGGAGCATTACCAATGGCAGATGTAAGCATTTATTACTTACATATAAGAGCTTTCGGAAAAGGTTTCTGTGAATTTTATCAACAAACCGTAGGAATGGGTGTTGAATTCATTAAAGGAAAAGTTGGAAAAATAACAGAGAAACCTAATGGTAATTTAATTTTACGTTATGAGGATATTGAAACAGGGAAAGTAAAAGAAACAGAACACGATATGGTAGTTTTATCAGTAGGTGTTCTTGCTAACCCTGAAATAACAAAAGTATTTACAAAACAAAAATTAGAAATAGATCCTTATAGTTATATTCATCAAAGTGATGAACTAGCTAATCCTGCAAAAACTTCTATTGACGGAGTATTTGTTTCAGGAACAGCTTCAGGTCCTATGGATATACCGGATTCAATAATGTCAGCTGCTACAGCAGCATCTGGAACCTCAAACTATATAAAACATTAA
- a CDS encoding hydrogenase iron-sulfur subunit, translated as METKNNNSVPKILVFSTEKISDPAIDLAGLLKLHYPATAYTIDIPCSSAIKPRWILHAFEKGFDGVFIAADGTDCPYGESCSEKTAKIMSDTQKMMKEKGIDPVRLKMAAICSICAEAFVNHVKSLAVNLSKSK; from the coding sequence ATGGAAACTAAAAATAATAATAGTGTTCCCAAAATATTGGTTTTTTCAACAGAAAAAATATCAGACCCTGCAATAGATCTTGCAGGGTTATTAAAACTTCATTATCCTGCAACTGCTTATACCATTGATATACCTTGTTCAAGTGCAATAAAACCAAGATGGATTTTACATGCTTTTGAAAAAGGTTTTGATGGAGTTTTTATTGCAGCTGACGGAACAGATTGTCCTTATGGAGAATCTTGCTCTGAAAAAACAGCAAAAATAATGAGTGATACCCAAAAAATGATGAAAGAAAAAGGAATTGATCCTGTAAGACTTAAAATGGCTGCAATTTGTTCAATTTGTGCTGAAGCCTTTGTAAATCATGTTAAAAGTTTAGCAGTAAATCTATCTAAATCTAAATAA
- a CDS encoding sulfurtransferase TusA family protein, with translation MTEEELKGLTVAKSVDARGTACPGPLLAAKKAIGELGSGDIMEILSADEGTRKDIPKWANKKGHEYMGTLEESGYFKIFMKKG, from the coding sequence ATGACAGAAGAAGAATTAAAAGGATTAACAGTTGCAAAATCTGTTGATGCAAGAGGGACAGCATGTCCTGGTCCATTATTAGCTGCAAAAAAAGCTATTGGAGAATTAGGTTCAGGAGATATTATGGAAATACTATCTGCCGATGAAGGAACAAGAAAAGATATCCCTAAGTGGGCAAATAAAAAAGGCCATGAATATATGGGTACCTTAGAAGAATCCGGATATTTTAAAATATTTATGAAAAAAGGATAA
- a CDS encoding DsrE/DsrF/DrsH-like family protein yields MENKKMCLGLFSGAVDKLTAAGVILSGAAADDMDVDIYVFIQAARVFKKDVGDDASKLSMSECPERKEEFLKATKELNVSTWLEFFEMAKEMTNVKIHVCGLAGKIWGAEKLDDFVDIVDDIVGIGEYITAAEEADFHLFI; encoded by the coding sequence ATGGAAAATAAAAAAATGTGTCTCGGTCTTTTTTCAGGAGCTGTTGATAAATTAACAGCAGCCGGAGTAATTCTTAGTGGAGCAGCAGCCGATGATATGGATGTTGATATTTATGTTTTTATTCAAGCAGCCAGAGTCTTTAAAAAAGATGTAGGTGATGATGCATCTAAGCTCTCAATGTCGGAATGCCCTGAAAGAAAAGAAGAATTTTTAAAAGCTACAAAAGAATTAAATGTAAGTACATGGCTTGAATTTTTTGAAATGGCAAAAGAAATGACAAACGTAAAAATTCATGTTTGTGGTCTTGCCGGGAAAATTTGGGGTGCTGAAAAATTAGATGACTTTGTTGATATTGTTGATGATATTGTAGGAATTGGAGAATACATAACAGCAGCAGAAGAAGCAGATTTTCATTTATTTATATAA
- a CDS encoding Crp/Fnr family transcriptional regulator encodes MKFECISCKFRSFAVSTLDDDQLSLLTDNCLDVSFNKGDIIFKQGAFSLNIAYLKTGLVKLHMIGTTNQNQIIKLAKSPDYIGIPTTLGDKVNQYSATAIEDCSVCFIGIDTFKTLIETNKEFAYEIILKMCKNELANFQNCFHKTQKNSRGLVADALLNFATNIYGKPEFILPLSRIEFAHLISSSREQVCRVLSEFHKDNIINLKGKRIEILDKNRLLKIAQRG; translated from the coding sequence ATGAAATTTGAATGTATTAGCTGTAAATTCCGCTCTTTTGCTGTAAGCACTTTAGATGATGACCAATTATCTTTATTAACCGATAATTGTCTTGATGTTAGTTTTAATAAAGGAGACATCATTTTTAAACAAGGTGCTTTTTCTCTTAATATTGCATATCTGAAAACGGGATTAGTTAAATTGCATATGATTGGAACCACTAATCAAAATCAAATAATTAAATTAGCTAAATCACCCGATTATATTGGTATTCCAACTACACTTGGAGACAAAGTAAACCAATATTCCGCTACTGCCATTGAAGATTGTTCAGTTTGTTTTATTGGTATTGACACTTTTAAAACACTAATTGAAACTAATAAAGAATTTGCTTATGAAATAATTTTGAAAATGTGTAAAAATGAACTTGCAAACTTTCAGAACTGTTTTCATAAAACACAAAAAAATTCCAGAGGATTAGTTGCAGATGCTTTGCTTAACTTTGCTACTAATATTTATGGAAAACCTGAATTTATTCTTCCTTTATCACGTATTGAATTTGCTCATTTAATTAGTTCTTCAAGAGAACAAGTATGCAGAGTGCTCTCGGAGTTTCATAAAGATAATATTATTAATTTAAAAGGAAAGAGAATTGAAATTTTAGATAAGAATCGTCTTCTTAAAATTGCTCAAAGGGGATAA
- a CDS encoding Crp/Fnr family transcriptional regulator encodes MISSSNSKTTNCLECNYKSDCFKKLIQSELEFISKNKTQIKYQKGETIYKEGTFSSDIMYIVDGSAQKYIEGTNKFILKILQKNEFIGLPSLFCSKEHCFYSVSAITDTTVCLIKKDKFKKLLTTNSIFAQEVIKWYCKDDEYYFNRFKSISNKNMHGRLAEILLYLNNNENFIKTACITRKFLAEFAGISVESTIRILSSLKKDKIIYTNGKSIKILNIKSLKQISENG; translated from the coding sequence ATGATATCTTCTTCAAATTCAAAAACAACAAATTGTCTTGAATGTAATTACAAATCTGATTGTTTTAAAAAACTTATTCAATCGGAACTTGAATTTATTTCAAAAAACAAAACCCAAATTAAATACCAAAAAGGAGAAACTATATATAAAGAAGGAACTTTTTCATCTGACATTATGTATATAGTAGATGGTTCTGCTCAAAAATATATTGAAGGTACAAATAAATTCATTTTAAAAATTCTACAGAAAAATGAATTTATTGGATTACCATCTTTATTTTGTTCTAAAGAACATTGTTTTTATTCAGTTTCAGCAATAACTGATACAACTGTCTGTTTAATAAAAAAAGATAAGTTTAAAAAATTATTAACAACTAACAGTATTTTTGCACAAGAAGTAATAAAATGGTATTGTAAAGATGATGAATATTATTTTAATAGATTTAAAAGCATTAGTAATAAAAATATGCATGGGCGTTTAGCTGAAATTCTTTTATATTTAAACAATAACGAAAACTTTATTAAAACAGCTTGTATCACAAGAAAATTTTTAGCTGAATTTGCTGGTATTTCTGTTGAAAGTACTATTCGCATTTTATCTTCATTAAAAAAAGATAAAATTATTTACACTAATGGAAAATCAATTAAAATTTTAAATATTAAATCTTTAAAGCAAATTAGTGAAAACGGTTAA
- a CDS encoding Crp/Fnr family transcriptional regulator, protein MEKTEELKIKSRENTSHPCFDEHIIDDIINICESKKIKFYKKNHVLYCQNTKPEEIFYLIEGKVKILITDDNNNERIIKFATAGDFLGVKSAVVGNNYVTSAVVIENSTFCVIAKDDFTKILKNHSDICYEFIKNISNLSSETYNGIMSINGKPEKERLAHSLLLLNSKFKSNKIEILKKDLANYSQVKKKKLKSYLNEFKSKKLIHLNSARIRICDINGLKEMAKMTASN, encoded by the coding sequence ATGGAAAAGACAGAGGAATTAAAAATTAAAAGTCGGGAAAATACTTCACATCCCTGTTTTGACGAACATATAATTGATGATATTATTAATATATGTGAAAGCAAAAAAATCAAGTTTTATAAAAAGAATCATGTATTATATTGTCAAAACACAAAACCTGAAGAAATATTTTATTTAATTGAAGGAAAGGTTAAAATATTAATAACTGATGATAATAATAATGAACGAATAATAAAATTTGCTACAGCTGGAGATTTTTTAGGAGTAAAGAGTGCAGTTGTAGGGAATAATTATGTTACTTCGGCTGTTGTTATTGAAAATTCCACTTTTTGTGTTATAGCAAAAGATGATTTCACTAAAATATTAAAAAATCATTCTGATATTTGTTATGAATTCATAAAAAATATTAGCAATTTATCAAGTGAAACATATAATGGTATTATGTCTATTAATGGTAAGCCAGAAAAAGAACGATTAGCACATTCACTTTTGCTACTAAATTCTAAATTTAAATCAAATAAAATAGAAATATTAAAGAAGGATTTAGCAAATTATTCTCAGGTAAAGAAAAAGAAGTTAAAATCATATTTGAATGAATTTAAATCTAAAAAATTAATTCATCTTAATAGTGCGAGAATTAGGATATGTGATATAAACGGATTAAAGGAAATGGCTAAAATGACAGCCTCAAATTAG
- a CDS encoding sulfurtransferase TusA family protein gives MITNEELKDIKANKVIDARGTACPGPLLAAKKAIADLGSGDIMEVLSADEGTKRDIPKWAEKKGHDYLGCVEDSGFFKLFLKKK, from the coding sequence ATGATAACAAATGAAGAATTAAAAGATATTAAGGCAAATAAAGTAATTGATGCAAGAGGAACAGCTTGCCCTGGTCCATTATTAGCTGCAAAAAAGGCAATAGCAGATTTAGGCTCGGGAGATATTATGGAAGTACTATCTGCCGATGAAGGAACAAAAAGAGACATTCCGAAATGGGCAGAGAAAAAAGGACATGATTATCTTGGATGTGTTGAAGACTCAGGATTTTTTAAATTATTTTTAAAGAAAAAATAA
- a CDS encoding hydrogenase iron-sulfur subunit: protein MNENYIPKILVFSTEKISDPAIDLAGLLKIHYPPTVYTISVPCSSGIKPRWIMHAFEKGYDGVFIAADGTDCPYGSTCTEKTAKLMLDTQGIMKEKGINPARLKMAAICSVCAEAFAKHMNSFFKALVKMEEEELVHELN from the coding sequence ATGAATGAAAATTATATTCCCAAAATATTGGTGTTTTCTACAGAGAAAATATCAGACCCTGCAATAGATCTTGCCGGATTGTTGAAAATCCATTATCCACCTACTGTTTACACAATTAGTGTTCCTTGTTCATCAGGGATAAAACCAAGATGGATAATGCATGCCTTTGAAAAAGGTTATGATGGAGTTTTTATTGCAGCTGACGGAACAGATTGTCCTTATGGCTCTACTTGTACTGAAAAAACAGCCAAGTTAATGCTTGATACACAAGGAATAATGAAAGAGAAGGGCATTAATCCTGCAAGGCTTAAAATGGCTGCAATTTGCTCCGTCTGTGCAGAAGCTTTTGCTAAACACATGAATAGTTTTTTTAAGGCATTAGTAAAAATGGAAGAAGAAGAACTTGTTCATGAATTAAATTAG
- a CDS encoding CoB--CoM heterodisulfide reductase iron-sulfur subunit A family protein — translation MISDNMEFDALVIGGGIAGQEASLNLGNNGYKVLLVEKDLSIGGKMIHLSKVFPTLDCGACIATPKISETARNPNITIMTYSEVKEIEREKKEFKLKVHKYPRYVNEDLCTGCQECEFVCPVNVDDQYNYNLAGRKAVYIPFNLANPRNAVIDIDNCILCGACEKVCSPDAIDFTQEVEEYSLTVKTIIITTGFNIFDAVKKKEYNYDKYKNVIHSMEMERFLAPTRPFNDILRPLDGKKPDNIAYVLCTGSRDKSLGNPICSQICCMYSIKQAQLLMGAIPTADVTIYYMDIRAFGKGFDEFYEQAKGMEVEFVKGKVARISREKDGSGNLILRYEDIENGSIVKEAKHDLVILSVGILPNNEICSSFKSEKLELDNFNYIKQIDELTSPAKTNIEGVFVAGTASSPMDIPDSILSAGDASAEATSYIELQTPCK, via the coding sequence ATGATTAGTGATAATATGGAGTTTGATGCTCTTGTTATTGGAGGTGGTATTGCTGGCCAAGAAGCATCATTAAACCTCGGAAATAACGGGTATAAAGTTTTACTTGTAGAAAAAGATTTGTCAATTGGAGGGAAAATGATACATCTTAGTAAAGTTTTTCCTACACTTGATTGTGGTGCTTGCATTGCAACACCAAAAATTTCAGAGACTGCTCGTAATCCCAACATTACTATTATGACATATAGTGAAGTTAAAGAGATTGAAAGGGAAAAGAAAGAATTTAAACTAAAAGTACATAAATATCCCCGATATGTTAATGAAGATCTTTGTACAGGATGTCAAGAGTGTGAATTTGTATGTCCAGTAAATGTTGACGATCAGTATAATTATAATCTTGCGGGAAGAAAAGCAGTATATATCCCTTTTAATTTGGCAAATCCAAGAAATGCAGTAATAGATATTGATAATTGTATTTTATGTGGAGCTTGCGAAAAAGTTTGTTCGCCAGATGCAATAGATTTTACACAAGAAGTTGAAGAGTATTCATTAACAGTAAAGACAATAATTATTACTACCGGTTTCAATATTTTTGATGCTGTTAAAAAGAAAGAATATAATTATGATAAATATAAGAATGTTATACACTCAATGGAAATGGAAAGATTCTTGGCACCTACTAGACCTTTTAATGATATTCTTAGACCATTAGACGGGAAAAAACCTGATAATATTGCTTATGTTTTATGTACAGGCTCTAGAGATAAATCTTTAGGAAATCCTATTTGTTCACAAATTTGTTGTATGTATTCAATAAAGCAAGCACAATTGTTAATGGGTGCAATTCCTACTGCTGATGTTACTATTTATTATATGGATATTAGAGCTTTTGGGAAAGGTTTTGATGAGTTTTATGAACAAGCAAAAGGCATGGAAGTAGAATTCGTTAAAGGAAAAGTAGCAAGAATATCAAGGGAAAAAGATGGCAGTGGAAATCTTATCTTAAGATATGAAGATATTGAAAATGGGAGTATTGTAAAGGAAGCAAAGCACGACCTTGTAATTTTATCTGTTGGGATTTTGCCAAATAATGAAATTTGTTCATCATTTAAAAGTGAAAAATTAGAACTTGATAATTTTAATTATATAAAACAAATAGATGAACTTACAAGTCCTGCAAAAACAAATATAGAAGGTGTATTTGTTGCAGGAACTGCATCATCTCCAATGGATATTCCCGATTCAATACTTTCTGCAGGTGATGCCTCGGCAGAAGCAACAAGTTATATAGAATTACAAACACCCTGTAAATAG